A genomic region of Campylobacter sp. MG1 contains the following coding sequences:
- a CDS encoding DMT family transporter — MSKCLNDKQGSLLVFLGGLAWGFSGACGEYILNNRGLSVDILIPLRLLLAGLATLFYCKISKIDLAFGVFKNKFHLLRLLAFGFFGIFFCQYFYFYGISLSNAAIATVIQYTAPAFIILIVCIEERKKPNLYEILSLFFVVFGILLLATNGDFTKFAITPKALFVCSLSVIGVVCYSLIPRKLNKIYSPLPILGYAMLIMGIVLCLKEQIWNKSFYIDLNLFLAMFSVIIIGTVFAFGTYMIGLNIIGATKASLIASVEPVGAAIIAYLWLGTSLDFIQIIGFILIMSAVFLTIIRK, encoded by the coding sequence ATGAGTAAGTGTTTAAATGATAAACAAGGTTCATTACTTGTTTTTTTAGGTGGTTTAGCGTGGGGTTTTTCTGGTGCTTGTGGTGAATATATATTGAATAATCGTGGTTTAAGTGTTGATATATTAATACCATTAAGATTATTGCTAGCTGGTTTAGCAACTTTATTTTATTGTAAGATATCTAAAATTGATTTAGCATTTGGTGTTTTTAAAAATAAATTTCATTTATTAAGATTATTAGCGTTTGGATTTTTCGGTATATTTTTTTGTCAATATTTTTATTTTTATGGAATTTCTTTAAGCAATGCAGCAATCGCTACCGTTATTCAATATACCGCACCTGCATTTATTATTTTAATAGTATGTATTGAAGAAAGAAAAAAACCAAATTTATATGAAATTTTATCTTTGTTTTTTGTAGTTTTTGGCATATTACTTTTAGCTACGAATGGTGATTTTACTAAATTTGCTATTACTCCTAAAGCATTGTTTGTTTGTTCTCTTTCTGTAATAGGTGTTGTTTGTTATTCTTTAATTCCAAGAAAATTAAATAAAATTTATTCACCATTGCCTATTTTAGGTTATGCGATGCTTATAATGGGTATTGTTTTGTGTTTAAAAGAACAAATTTGGAATAAAAGTTTTTATATAGATTTAAACTTATTTTTAGCAATGTTTTCAGTCATTATTATAGGAACGGTTTTTGCATTTGGAACATATATGATTGGTCTTAATATAATAGGTGCAACTAAGGCTAGTTTAATTGCGTCAGTTGAACCAGTAGGGGCTGCTATAATTGCTTATTTGTGGTTAGGTACGAGCCTTGATTTTATTCAAATCATAGGCTTTATTTTGATAATGAGTGCTGTATTTTTAACAATTATTAGGAAGTAA
- a CDS encoding TlpA family protein disulfide reductase — translation MKFILAFLILFVLACKDESMLTLNSNEFLNLKYDAKKKALKGLNEPFMLFFYTKDCGVCAKQIPILNELSKDYKIIAVLGGMRDYDMAKESLKGVTFATIYESLDVEYLSNVVGGVWGVPAMFIYDKDGKMVKKFISLTPKSVLENELKIL, via the coding sequence ATGAAATTTATATTAGCATTTTTAATTCTTTTTGTTTTAGCATGTAAAGATGAGAGTATGCTAACACTTAATTCTAATGAATTTTTAAATTTAAAATATGATGCTAAAAAAAAGGCATTAAAAGGATTAAATGAGCCTTTTATGTTGTTTTTTTACACAAAAGATTGCGGTGTATGTGCTAAACAAATTCCTATCTTAAATGAGCTTAGTAAGGATTATAAAATTATTGCTGTATTAGGTGGTATGAGAGATTATGATATGGCAAAAGAAAGCTTAAAAGGTGTTACATTTGCTACTATTTATGAGAGTTTAGATGTTGAGTATTTAAGCAATGTAGTAGGTGGTGTTTGGGGTGTGCCTGCTATGTTTATTTATGATAAAGATGGAAAAATGGTTAAAAAATTTATATCGCTTACTCCAAAATCTGTCTTAGAAAATGAATTAAAAATATTGTGA
- a CDS encoding TlpA family protein disulfide reductase — protein sequence MNKIILFLFALVFMACDESNLSINSKAPDIFAKTTNNENVKLLRNGIEIVEFWENGCAACLKVMANLNDYAVKNNIKIYAINSIDDLKVIKKHEDEHNYESMIFLKDQQDISWSRYEIFAVPTLFIIKDGILVEKILGDRGFNYIKEKIERNL from the coding sequence ATGAATAAAATAATTTTATTTTTATTTGCTTTAGTTTTTATGGCTTGCGATGAATCAAATTTAAGTATTAATTCTAAAGCACCTGATATTTTTGCAAAAACTACGAATAATGAAAATGTAAAACTCTTAAGAAATGGTATTGAAATAGTTGAATTTTGGGAGAATGGTTGCGCTGCTTGTCTTAAAGTGATGGCAAATTTAAATGATTATGCTGTTAAGAATAATATTAAAATATATGCAATTAATTCTATTGATGATTTAAAAGTAATTAAAAAACATGAAGATGAACATAATTATGAGAGCATGATATTTTTAAAAGACCAACAAGATATTTCATGGAGTAGGTATGAAATTTTTGCAGTTCCTACTTTATTTATAATAAAAGATGGGATTTTAGTTGAAAAAATTTTAGGTGATAGGGGCTTTAATTATATTAAAGAAAAAATTGAAAGGAATTTATGA
- a CDS encoding ABC transporter ATP-binding protein has product MSIIKISNLHKRFDKAHVLKGLNFELNQGRWLSIVGKSGSGKTTLLNILSLLDNASEGEYFLDGINVTHLSEADKQRIRREKIGLIFQQFHLIPYLSVLENVMLAQYYHSSIEENDAKKILDKVGLLDRLEHLPSELSGGQQQRLCIARSLINNPNILLADEPTGNLDEENGEIVLDIFKKLRSEGKTIILITHNPDLAKNGDEIITIKDGLIVNE; this is encoded by the coding sequence ATGAGTATTATTAAGATTAGTAATTTACATAAAAGATTTGATAAAGCCCATGTTTTAAAAGGTCTTAATTTTGAATTAAATCAAGGTCGTTGGCTTAGTATTGTAGGTAAGAGTGGTAGTGGAAAAACTACGCTTTTAAATATTTTATCATTGCTTGATAATGCAAGTGAAGGCGAATACTTTTTAGATGGTATTAATGTAACTCATTTAAGTGAAGCTGATAAACAAAGAATAAGAAGAGAAAAAATAGGGCTTATTTTTCAACAATTTCATTTAATACCTTATTTAAGCGTATTAGAAAATGTTATGCTAGCTCAATATTATCATTCAAGTATTGAAGAAAATGATGCTAAGAAAATCTTAGATAAAGTAGGATTATTAGATAGATTAGAGCATTTACCTAGCGAATTAAGTGGTGGTCAGCAACAACGCCTTTGCATAGCTAGAAGTCTTATTAATAATCCAAATATTTTATTAGCTGATGAGCCTACTGGCAATCTTGATGAAGAAAATGGAGAAATAGTTTTAGATATATTTAAAAAATTAAGAAGCGAAGGCAAGACAATTATATTAATTACTCACAATCCTGACTTGGCTAAAAATGGAGATGAGATAATTACTATTAAAGATGGACTTATAGTGAATGAATAA